Part of the Bacteroidota bacterium genome is shown below.
AACCGCACACTCTATTATCAAATTATACCGATTATAGAACAATTGTTTTAGCACATAACGGAATTTCTCTAAACGATCCGATTACTGGCTTTTATAATCTGAATTATTTCCCTACCGAAAATATTGAACGAATTGAATTTATTAACAGCACAAAAGCGTTCTTATACACCTTCAACAGTACCGGTAGTTTGGTAAACATGGTTTCTAAATTCTACAATAATAATACACCATACACCCGTTTGCGTTACAGCGAATCGGCTTATGAAGAAACTTATTTAGATGGAATGTTCAGCCAAAACATTTTGCACAACTTTAATCTCACAGGCGGAGTGCAAAGAATTGTTGCCGATGGAAGATATGCTAACAGTGAATACAATTCTTGGAATGTGCGACTAAAGTTGCGCCATAACATCAGTGATAATTTGAATGTTTATTTCAACGAAATTTACAACCAAAATATTCTTGGATTGAACGGCGGCGTTGATTTAGTAAATACGCCAACGAAAGATATTTTCGATGAAATGCGTGCGGTTGTAAAATATTCAGATGCATACGAAAAAGTTGCACGCAACGATTTACAATTGGGAGCTGCCGGCAGATTTTTACCTGATACATCGTCAATTACGCAATTAATATTTTTTCTTTCTAATCAGATGAGATTGTTCAGAGATTTACAGCCCCCTTCTGCGTTCCAACCTATTCGTGAGAGTTACCATACNNNNNNNNNNNNNNNNNNNNNNNNNNNNNNNNNNNNNNNNNNNNNNNNNNNNNNNNNNNNNNNNNNNNNNNNNNNNNNNNNNNNNNNNNNNNNNNNNNNNNNNNNNNNNNNNNNNNNNNTTGATTACAAGAGGAAAATAAATATGGGCTTATACGCAGAAACCGAAATTACATCTCTTGATGATGCCACGGTGAATGCTTACAGTCGTTTCGATTTTTACAACAGTCATAAACGATTTAGCTTTGGGGGCGATGCGACGATTAAACCTATCAATAACCTTGAAATTACAGCCGGTTATTCTAACTCCTACCGCTTTCCAAATTTTTATGAATTATACTGGAACAATAAATTTA
Proteins encoded:
- a CDS encoding TonB-dependent receptor plug domain-containing protein: MSKQKYIIILFIFCIAAILPSKSSSTVFSDTLETPAYSDTTEIIDTLATKLLYPKRITPIQNIGVLAPTLPTYTKLDDSRRIESSTTIRHSNYRHLGNLLESFAGVFLYNFSSFGQPHTLLSNYTDYRTIVLAHNGISLNDPITGFYNLNYFPTENIERIEFINSTKAFLYTFNSTGSLVNMVSKFYNNNTPYTRLRYSESAYEETYLDGMFSQNILHNFNLTGGVQRIVADGRYANSEYNSWNVRLKLRHNISDNLNVYFNEIYNQNILGLNGGVDLVNTPTKDIFDEMRAVVKYSDAYEKVARNDLQLGAAGRFLPDTSSITQLIFFLSNQMRLFRDLQPPSAFQPIRESYHT